The nucleotide window catcactgtcGCCAAGACTGAATGGGTCATGCTCCCCGACGGGCGAAGGGTCAACAGTCGACAGAGGCTGCCACTTGCTCGACTTGCCTGTCGCGGGGGACGTACGTCTGACGGGCTCAGAGGCATCGTAGAGGTTGTCAATCTCAGTAGGCGGTCCCTCCTGGAAAGAGACCTTGCGTCGATCAGGGGAAGGTGATGAGGATTTGAACAGGTCGGGGTTGGCGAGGGGCCGTGGGGGTCGCGGGGGAGGAGCTGCGAACGGAGGTCAGCATTCGAATGTGGATCTAGTGCAGAATTAGGGAAAGTACAGGGTCAACGTACCTTCCGCATCTCTCAGTTCAAGTGAGGCAAAGTCGTCGTTCAGAATGCGATGATCAGCATCGTAGCGTTCGCGATCGCCGCTTCGACGACCTAGGTCTCCGCTCCGTCTAGGTCTACCATAGTTCTCTTCAGGCTGGCCTTGACCAGAAGGGCCGGCCTCGGGTTCGCCGTCGAGGCGTTTCTTCAGGTTCTGGACCCAGGAGTTGACCTTCGTCTGGGTATCTAAGAATCCTTTGCGAAGGTTCTCGCGGATCACCGGGAGATCATCTATATAGGCCAGCTGTTAGCGACCAAGATAACGTAGTAAAGATCCATATCACCGACCATCAAAAAAGCTgtattctttctcttccgaTCCATCGCTTCCCCTTCGCGGCCGCTGCTGTGGGTACTCGTTGTCCCAACGGGGTTGGCGCGTAGGACGGTTGTAGTGCTCGGCCAGCTGACGGGCATACATCTCATCCGCTTCTAGCTGCCTCTGCGCAGCAGTTGGGCGTGGTGGCTTTGGGGGCGGCGCATCTTGTTCGGCAGCGCTGGGATCCGTCATGCCTAAAGGGACTTGTTAGTGACCGCGCATAGCAGTACTGTCCGTCGCAATCCACACGTACTAAGCAAAGCATGGAATGACCGTTCCACGTCCCAGTTACTGGCCACCAACACTGCCTTGATCACCGATGCCTCAATAGAGGGGAATGCTTCCTTGAGAGTATTCTCGGCCTGTTGACGGGGGCTCAATGGGCGGGGTGGCTTAGGCGGGGCAGCTTCCGCAGCGCCCTGCTGAGTAGGGGCTGTTGACGGCGCTGCGGTGACACCGGTTTCCTGGGGTTCATCATCAAAATCGAGAGGGCGCGCAGTAGTCGGCGACTCGGGTTTGGGACTAAGTGGTCCAGTGGAGAGTTTATTGGGAGACTGGCTGCGAGTGAGTGGCCGG belongs to Aspergillus luchuensis IFO 4308 DNA, chromosome 3, nearly complete sequence and includes:
- the CUE5 gene encoding ubiquitin-binding protein cue5 (COG:O;~EggNog:ENOG410PJY8;~InterPro:IPR009060,IPR003892;~PFAM:PF02845;~go_function: GO:0005515 - protein binding [Evidence IEA];~go_function: GO:0043130 - ubiquitin binding [Evidence IEA]) is translated as MSEEDKTSPNKLSTGPLSPKPESPTTARPLDFDDEPQETGVTAAPSTAPTQQGAAEAAPPKPPRPLSPRQQAENTLKEAFPSIEASVIKAVLVASNWDVERSFHALLSMTDPSAAEQDAPPPKPPRPTAAQRQLEADEMYARQLAEHYNRPTRQPRWDNEYPQQRPRRGSDGSEEKEYSFFDDDLPVIRENLRKGFLDTQTKVNSWVQNLKKRLDGEPEAGPSGQGQPEENYGRPRRSGDLGRRSGDRERYDADHRILNDDFASLELRDAEAPPPRPPRPLANPDLFKSSSPSPDRRKVSFQEGPPTEIDNLYDASEPVRRTSPATGKSSKWQPLSTVDPSPVGEHDPFSLGDSDDEKEREAKAKEQSTAEAGPASEASKDNSSKAENAGKS